TGCCATTAAAAAGTATAACTTCAGCTGCAACAACTGCTTTGTCAGTTACATCAATATCATCACCACCATCTTTAATTACATAAGCTATATCTTTATTATAAAAAACATTAATATCAAGAGGCTTGCCATTGGGGTTTATTATTCTTATATATTCTGGTTTTTTCTTAAAAAGCTTATAAATAACAGCAGCTTTAGAAGCAGCTGCTGCAGCAGCTCCTGTAGTAAAACCACATCTAAGAAACTGTTTCATACATTTTGTCTATCATATTAATAACACTCTTTGGGATTTTACTTATTGGATAGTCTAATGCTTTGACAATCTTTCTTTTAGCAAAGCTTTTTTTTGACAAATCTACTAGCATAGGTGGAATCTTTTTACCATCGGATCTTAAAAAGACTATAAGTATAGGCTCACTGGGGTTTTTATTCTGCCCACAGACTACTCCCACCTCTTTTGTGTTTAACAAAACTAAAGTACCAACTGGAAATAGACCAATATTGGTCACTAAGTATTCAAATACTGTTTTATCTAATAATTTGCCAACCTCAGAATTCATCTCTCTGATAGCTTCATTGGGGTTCTTAGCACTTTTATATACCCTATCACTTGTTATAGCATCAAAGACATCACAAACAGCACCAATTTTACCAAAGATAGATATTTTATCAGCCTTCAATCCCTTAGGATATCCTGAGCCATCATTCCTTTCATGATGCTCTAAAACAACCTTTAGAATAGGTTCATCTACTTTTAACCTCTTCAAAAGTTCTGCCCCCAATAGAGGATGTTTTTTAACAACAGTAAATTCATCCTGTGTTAAAGTACCTTTTTTATTCAATATCTCTGATGGGATAAAAAGTTTACCAATATCGTGAACCAGGCCTCCTATAGTAAGCATCCTTAATTCTCTTGCATTCATTCCCATTAGTTTTCCAACAGCAGTAGAATAGATTGAGACATTAACTGAATGATGATATAGATATTCAGAATAGGTATGTAATTTTGTAAGATACACTAAAGGTCTATAATCTTTAGTTGTAGTCTCTACAACTTTGTCAGCTGCCTTATAGATAGCATCTAGATTAACGGTCTTTTTTTCTAATATCTCATTGAATACCGCCTTTACAACAGCTACTGAATGTAGATATATTTTAGGATTATCATATACAGTCTTAAAGCTAACAGATTCTAAATCTTTTATATTTGGGATATAATTACTATAGTCATCACTAATATATACATATTTTATGCCATGTTTAATTAAATTTTGCTTTAATTCACTATCAACAACTACATTTTTTTTTAAAAACCTCGTATCAACCCAATCAACATCAAGCTTTAATATCCTAT
This genomic interval from Deferribacterota bacterium contains the following:
- a CDS encoding HD-GYP domain-containing protein; amino-acid sequence: RILKLDVDWVDTRFLKKNVVVDSELKQNLIKHGIKYVYISDDYSNYIPNIKDLESVSFKTVYDNPKIYLHSVAVVKAVFNEILEKKTVNLDAIYKAADKVVETTTKDYRPLVYLTKLHTYSEYLYHHSVNVSIYSTAVGKLMGMNARELRMLTIGGLVHDIGKLFIPSEILNKKGTLTQDEFTVVKKHPLLGAELLKRLKVDEPILKVVLEHHERNDGSGYPKGLKADKISIFGKIGAVCDVFDAITSDRVYKSAKNPNEAIREMNSEVGKLLDKTVFEYLVTNIGLFPVGTLVLLNTKEVGVVCGQNKNPSEPILIVFLRSDGKKIPPMLVDLSKKSFAKRKIVKALDYPISKIPKSVINMIDKMYETVS